Proteins encoded in a region of the Desulfobotulus mexicanus genome:
- a CDS encoding tyrosine-type recombinase/integrase has protein sequence MAFLNHTKIEAATPEAKRITLRDGNGLFLAIERSGRKFWVFRYYFQKKAQEMRLGEYPGLGIKAAREQIVALRRLIADGKNPREEARTDEEKTFEAIASRWLIHVHGREVQASHQERNRLLLEKHVYPYFKGKRPDQITAPTILDRLQVICDAGHLVTAQRVKNLMGQVFRYCVGQGMAERDPTQDLRGLLPVRKVEHFVAILDPVELGALLRSMDGYTGSPVVKAALRVLPLIFCRPGELRHMRWQEINPSRALWVWQTSKTKTDIITPLSRQAMKILVELRALTGLGEYVFPSLRHKNRCISDMAIKAALDSLGYQGRMTGHGWRAVARTHLVETLKYPESIVEMQLGHRVKDALGRAYNRTEFVEDRIQMMQAWADWLDTLKTMPPPVQVDPTGGHDDSAWDQWLD, from the coding sequence ATGGCATTTTTAAACCATACCAAGATAGAGGCGGCAACTCCCGAAGCAAAGCGAATTACACTCAGGGACGGCAACGGGCTTTTTTTAGCCATCGAGCGGAGCGGTCGTAAATTTTGGGTTTTTCGGTATTATTTTCAAAAAAAAGCGCAGGAAATGAGGCTGGGGGAATATCCGGGGCTGGGCATTAAGGCGGCACGGGAACAGATAGTGGCTCTCCGGAGGCTGATTGCCGATGGCAAAAACCCCAGAGAAGAAGCCCGGACGGACGAGGAAAAAACCTTTGAGGCCATAGCCTCCCGATGGCTGATCCATGTCCATGGCCGTGAGGTACAGGCCAGTCATCAGGAAAGAAACCGCCTGCTGCTGGAAAAGCACGTCTATCCATATTTTAAGGGGAAACGGCCCGATCAGATTACAGCGCCCACCATACTGGACCGCCTGCAGGTCATTTGTGACGCCGGGCATCTGGTGACGGCACAGCGGGTCAAGAATCTGATGGGTCAGGTATTCCGCTATTGCGTCGGACAGGGCATGGCGGAGCGGGATCCGACACAGGATCTGCGGGGGTTGCTGCCCGTCCGTAAGGTGGAGCATTTTGTGGCAATTCTGGACCCGGTGGAACTGGGTGCGCTGCTGAGGTCCATGGACGGTTACACCGGAAGCCCTGTCGTCAAAGCAGCCCTCCGGGTGCTGCCCCTGATCTTCTGCAGGCCCGGAGAGCTGCGGCACATGCGATGGCAGGAGATCAACCCGAGCAGGGCGCTGTGGGTCTGGCAGACATCCAAGACAAAAACCGACATCATCACACCCCTTTCCAGGCAGGCCATGAAAATACTGGTTGAACTCAGGGCCTTGACCGGACTTGGTGAGTACGTGTTTCCGTCCCTGAGACACAAAAACAGGTGCATCAGTGATATGGCCATTAAAGCAGCACTGGACTCTCTGGGATATCAGGGCAGAATGACAGGGCATGGCTGGAGGGCTGTGGCACGGACACATCTGGTGGAAACGCTGAAATATCCGGAAAGCATTGTGGAGATGCAGCTGGGTCACCGGGTGAAAGATGCACTGGGCAGAGCCTACAACAGGACGGAGTTTGTGGAGGACAGGATACAGATGATGCAGGCCTGGGCCGACTGGCTGGACACCCTGAAAACCATGCCGCCCCCGGTGCAGGTGGATCCGACCGGGGGGCATGATGACAGCGCTTGGGATCAGTGGCTGGATTGA
- a CDS encoding helix-turn-helix transcriptional regulator gives MPKNVKTDAYMTRAEVAEHFGITAQSVSNLYRGGKLPPPLVLGRTCLRWPRHIIENFYQAQQSQSSH, from the coding sequence ATGCCGAAAAACGTAAAAACAGACGCATATATGACCAGGGCAGAGGTTGCGGAGCATTTTGGTATTACTGCCCAGAGCGTATCCAACCTATATCGGGGAGGGAAGCTCCCGCCTCCGTTGGTTCTGGGGCGCACCTGCCTTCGCTGGCCCCGGCACATCATCGAAAATTTTTATCAGGCCCAGCAGTCTCAATCCAGCCACTGA
- a CDS encoding DUF4258 domain-containing protein: MHVSLTEHAERRMRERNLGLTHLLAVLSSGVAMPNRDGRMLHRLEDFCVISSRSRDTLHIITFYRLRGSPAAKPRRPLAMARTKGIARKSGLRDPNLKRKLKSGHIHCLWSAA; the protein is encoded by the coding sequence ATGCACGTCTCCCTCACCGAACACGCCGAACGCCGTATGCGGGAACGCAACCTCGGCCTGACCCATCTGCTGGCCGTGCTGTCTTCCGGGGTGGCCATGCCCAACCGGGATGGCCGCATGCTGCACCGCCTGGAAGATTTCTGCGTCATATCCAGCCGAAGCCGGGATACCCTGCACATCATCACCTTTTACCGCTTGCGGGGAAGTCCTGCAGCAAAACCCAGACGCCCACTGGCCATGGCCAGAACCAAGGGCATTGCCAGAAAAAGCGGCCTTCGGGATCCTAATTTAAAGCGCAAACTCAAATCCGGCCACATTCACTGCCTGTGGTCCGCAGCCTGA
- a CDS encoding DUF5906 domain-containing protein: MMAQATHATPQTTPFHPEAGCPGWLQFLEESIQDAASIHALREWMAACLGDGPNEKALYLHGEICSGKSTLLSVLVGLAGDENIVGIDFSDAVSEFHCANIRGKRLVIGVGGPDPANMPLIKALLSGETIAGKEMYQQAFEFKPICSLVFHHNTAPDFERLGEGCRRRMLVVPFRGAFTESQRDPNLKNSLQEELPAIRAWVEAV, translated from the coding sequence ATGATGGCACAAGCTACCCATGCTACACCCCAGACAACCCCTTTTCATCCCGAAGCCGGATGCCCCGGATGGCTGCAATTCCTCGAAGAGAGCATACAGGATGCTGCAAGCATTCACGCCCTGCGGGAATGGATGGCCGCATGTCTGGGGGATGGTCCCAATGAAAAAGCCCTGTACCTCCATGGTGAAATATGCAGCGGCAAAAGCACTCTGCTTTCTGTGCTGGTGGGGCTGGCCGGAGACGAAAACATCGTGGGTATTGATTTTTCGGATGCCGTTAGTGAGTTTCACTGCGCCAATATCCGGGGCAAAAGACTGGTCATTGGCGTGGGAGGCCCGGACCCTGCCAACATGCCTCTCATCAAGGCCCTTCTCAGCGGTGAAACCATCGCCGGGAAAGAAATGTATCAGCAGGCCTTTGAGTTCAAACCGATATGCAGCCTCGTTTTTCACCACAACACGGCCCCGGATTTTGAAAGGCTCGGAGAAGGCTGCCGCAGACGGATGCTGGTCGTGCCGTTTCGGGGTGCCTTCACAGAAAGCCAGAGAGATCCGAACCTCAAAAACTCTTTGCAGGAAGAACTCCCGGCAATCCGGGCGTGGGTGGAAGCTGTTTAG
- a CDS encoding helix-turn-helix domain-containing protein: MNERMTIHQLIDERIRTLDITPKVLAAHMNVTEASVSRWRRGIAEPKPQLWPELFAVLQITPEEVLPPASGRFIPSALIHPVSLPDEKNLKSGHPSRTAPTEQAMVDVYESRLQDMRTALERADKQNERMADRVDRLESRVDELMKTVADLQAEKLDLLQKITDLTHENITLKTELAHPLTPQRASGES; this comes from the coding sequence ATGAACGAGCGCATGACCATACACCAGTTGATAGATGAGAGGATAAGAACCCTGGACATAACCCCCAAGGTACTGGCTGCACATATGAATGTGACCGAAGCCTCTGTTTCCAGATGGCGGAGGGGCATTGCGGAGCCTAAGCCCCAGTTATGGCCGGAATTGTTTGCTGTTCTCCAAATCACACCGGAAGAGGTCTTGCCCCCTGCCAGCGGCAGGTTTATCCCCTCAGCGCTAATCCACCCTGTGAGTCTGCCCGATGAAAAAAACCTGAAATCCGGCCACCCCAGCCGCACAGCACCCACGGAGCAGGCCATGGTTGATGTTTATGAATCCCGACTACAGGATATGCGGACTGCTCTGGAACGGGCAGACAAGCAGAACGAACGCATGGCAGACAGGGTTGACAGACTGGAAAGCCGTGTGGATGAGCTTATGAAAACTGTGGCAGATCTACAGGCGGAAAAATTAGATCTGTTGCAAAAAATCACTGATCTGACACATGAAAATATCACTCTGAAAACCGAACTTGCCCATCCACTCACCCCCCAGAGAGCCTCGGGGGAGTCATAG